A genomic region of Micromonospora sp. NBC_01796 contains the following coding sequences:
- a CDS encoding Crp/Fnr family transcriptional regulator, with protein MEQKTISPAHRLQARVPAAFTTAAHPSPQIGRAEIGQRTRLSEFGREEDFLRTAGATNDLRNQLHQMIRDDPTFAVRTHVPRGGAIYNSGDQDLRMYLVEVGQFKTTASSADGKQCLLSIHTRGDMFGELGLLGAPRHDTATAMKDSVIRRINSAKLFNMLINDDHLNWYFTRFLMAKLLDQQQTITQLVTMDSEHRLAATLLRLARKVGRQLNVGMQIDAKITQEELASMVGTTRSRVGLFLKHFRKAKLVDQLPGGYLLINEAALTEYVERGQRELGLWGTGTTRSATGAGRYLHGEHGLTA; from the coding sequence ATGGAACAGAAGACGATCAGTCCGGCACACAGACTACAGGCAAGGGTTCCGGCTGCATTCACCACAGCCGCCCACCCTTCGCCACAAATCGGACGAGCAGAAATCGGACAACGCACCCGCCTGTCCGAATTCGGGCGCGAGGAGGACTTCTTGCGAACCGCCGGCGCTACCAATGACTTGCGCAACCAGCTGCACCAGATGATCCGCGACGACCCGACGTTCGCCGTCCGCACGCATGTGCCCAGAGGCGGGGCCATCTACAACTCCGGCGACCAGGACCTGCGCATGTACCTCGTGGAGGTCGGCCAGTTCAAGACCACCGCGTCGTCGGCGGACGGCAAGCAGTGCCTCCTGTCAATCCACACCCGGGGCGACATGTTCGGCGAGTTGGGACTGCTCGGTGCACCGCGGCACGACACGGCGACGGCCATGAAGGACAGCGTCATCCGGCGGATCAACTCCGCGAAGCTCTTCAACATGCTCATCAACGACGATCACCTCAACTGGTACTTCACCCGGTTCCTGATGGCCAAGCTCCTCGACCAGCAGCAGACGATCACGCAGCTGGTCACCATGGACAGCGAGCACCGGCTGGCCGCCACCCTGCTGCGGCTCGCCCGCAAGGTGGGGCGCCAGCTGAACGTCGGCATGCAGATCGATGCGAAGATCACCCAGGAGGAGCTGGCGAGCATGGTCGGCACCACCCGGTCCCGGGTCGGCTTGTTCCTCAAGCACTTCCGCAAGGCGAAGCTGGTCGACCAGCTCCCCGGCGGATACCTCCTGATCAACGAGGCGGCCCTCACCGAGTACGTGGAGCGCGGGCAGAGGGAACTCGGCCTCTGGGGCACCGGCACGACCCGCTCGGCCACCGGCGCCGGCCGCTATCTCCACGGCGAGCACGGGCTGACCGCATGA
- a CDS encoding cation:proton antiporter, which produces MGGILGLLHGAVLIVALLLVAAAGRAAARLLRQPPVIGEIVAGLLVGPVLVALAGRGVLATVLPDDVRALLRLVAEGALVLFLVSLARELRVGPARNDRRLAWVTAGALVPALACGALVALWVLMSGDATVRGDAPLPAFVLCVAVTLSITAVPVLARLLKERGLEESTAGSLALAAAVAVDIVGWLLLSLAVALGAGDAATFRDAMAVLAGALLLAAGIRWALSRGRAAVWCARWPAASTVTLGVLALAVGFGVHHLGLTAVFGAILVGLAIPLGEPWDVPTATVSRLGGWLLPVFFVNTGLTVLTGAIGTTPWSLVLVVLGLAVAGKIGGGYLGARLGGSSPALAVRIGILLNTRGLTELIVLQVGFQAGILSPPLFLALLVMALVTTVLTGPLLSLVGRVEKATAGVGADRAGPGPRG; this is translated from the coding sequence ATGGGCGGGATCCTGGGACTGCTGCACGGCGCCGTGCTTATCGTCGCCCTGCTCCTCGTTGCCGCCGCCGGACGGGCCGCCGCACGGCTGCTGCGCCAGCCGCCGGTGATCGGCGAGATCGTCGCCGGCCTGCTCGTCGGCCCGGTACTCGTCGCGCTGGCCGGGCGCGGGGTCCTCGCGACCGTGCTGCCCGACGACGTACGGGCGCTCCTGCGCCTGGTCGCCGAAGGTGCCCTGGTGCTGTTCCTGGTCAGCCTCGCCCGCGAACTGCGGGTCGGGCCGGCGCGCAACGACCGCCGGCTGGCGTGGGTAACCGCCGGCGCGCTCGTCCCGGCGCTGGCGTGCGGCGCGCTCGTCGCCCTCTGGGTACTCATGTCCGGCGACGCCACCGTACGCGGTGACGCACCGCTGCCGGCCTTCGTCCTGTGCGTCGCGGTGACGCTGTCGATCACCGCGGTGCCGGTGCTGGCGAGGCTGCTGAAGGAACGCGGCCTGGAGGAGTCCACCGCGGGGAGCCTGGCCCTGGCCGCCGCGGTCGCGGTCGACATCGTGGGCTGGCTGCTGCTGTCACTGGCCGTCGCGCTCGGCGCCGGGGACGCGGCCACGTTCCGCGACGCGATGGCGGTGCTCGCGGGCGCGCTGCTGCTCGCCGCCGGGATCAGGTGGGCACTGAGTCGTGGCAGGGCGGCGGTGTGGTGCGCCCGCTGGCCCGCCGCGAGCACGGTGACCCTGGGCGTCCTCGCGCTCGCGGTCGGCTTCGGCGTGCACCACCTGGGACTGACGGCGGTGTTCGGTGCGATCCTGGTCGGCCTGGCGATCCCGCTCGGCGAACCGTGGGACGTACCCACCGCCACCGTGTCACGGCTCGGCGGCTGGCTGCTGCCGGTCTTTTTCGTCAACACCGGGCTCACCGTGCTGACCGGCGCCATCGGTACCACGCCGTGGTCTCTGGTTCTCGTGGTGCTGGGGCTCGCCGTCGCCGGCAAAATCGGCGGTGGGTACCTCGGCGCCCGGCTCGGCGGCAGCTCCCCCGCTCTCGCCGTACGGATCGGCATCCTGCTCAACACGCGTGGGCTCACCGAGCTGATCGTGCTGCAGGTCGGCTTCCAGGCCGGCATCCTGAGTCCGCCGCTGTTCCTCGCGCTGCTCGTCATGGCGCTGGTCACGACGGTGCTCACCGGTCCGCTGCTGTCCCTGGTGGGCCGGGTCGAGAAGGCGACCGCGGGCGTCGGTGCGGACCGGGCCGGACCGGGACCGCGAGGATGA
- the fabD gene encoding ACP S-malonyltransferase: protein MRAWVFPGQGSQRPGMGEELLDRFPDECAAAGRIIGVSPRELCRDERGEYLGQTRYVQPAVFLVSVLAARAARADGHPAPDVLAGHSLGEYAALHVAGCLDFETALRLVVRRGELMGEVTGGGMVAVLGLPLSRVTALLAEIGDVDLANHNLPDQFVVAGSADGVRAVIDAVRRHGTGRCVPLAVSVPAHSRLMSATADAFASVLRDVRFAPPVIPVLSNVTAAPHLPADLPATLLRHFVEPVRWWDTMCRLARAGVTEPVEVGPGDVLTKMWRRAATRLPAPDVPPTAPPVPIVAPPRVPTGSAPADTSPVPTPSRPAVAPNPTGTRVGGSAALRAEYDVRYACLAGSLPYGVTSPALLRRLSDAGLLGFFGAGGLDTAAIRAALVELRDVPRYGMAWPGGRDERSLCDLYLVHDVRQVEVSGPLGAVSPQLVRFRYADGLRRVLVRITDPATATRFLRPPDPAVVRALVDEGLLDASAAASAARLPVATDLAAEGDALALVPALVAQRDREAPTVRIGVAGVGTPAAVAAAFALGADFVVTTTVNQCTPEAATSDAAKDLLGTLDVTDTRDAPDPELFELGARSRVAHKGTLFAARAEELYRLYLRHDRLEDLSAQERVALERTHFGRPLEVVRESLGAVGRDAKHGLALVFAAYCREATAAALRGTPGQRLNYRVPASADIGAFNRLVGSEPLADWRTRHADAVAERLMSQPR from the coding sequence ATGCGGGCATGGGTCTTCCCGGGACAGGGTTCCCAGCGCCCGGGTATGGGCGAGGAGTTGCTCGACCGGTTCCCCGACGAGTGTGCCGCCGCCGGTCGGATCATCGGGGTGTCCCCGCGCGAGTTGTGCCGCGACGAGCGCGGGGAGTACCTCGGCCAGACCCGGTACGTGCAGCCGGCGGTGTTCCTCGTCAGCGTCCTGGCCGCCCGCGCAGCGCGGGCGGACGGCCATCCGGCGCCCGACGTGCTGGCCGGACACAGCCTCGGCGAGTACGCGGCGCTGCACGTCGCGGGCTGCCTGGACTTCGAGACCGCGTTGCGGCTCGTGGTCCGGCGGGGCGAGCTGATGGGCGAGGTCACCGGTGGCGGCATGGTGGCCGTGCTCGGGCTGCCGCTGTCCCGGGTGACCGCACTGCTGGCCGAGATCGGCGACGTCGACCTCGCCAACCACAACCTGCCCGACCAGTTCGTCGTCGCGGGCAGCGCGGACGGGGTCCGGGCGGTCATCGACGCCGTGCGCCGCCACGGTACGGGCCGGTGCGTACCGTTGGCGGTGAGCGTTCCGGCGCACTCGCGTCTCATGTCCGCCACCGCGGACGCCTTCGCGTCGGTCCTGCGCGACGTCCGGTTCGCGCCGCCGGTGATCCCGGTGCTGAGCAACGTGACCGCCGCCCCCCACCTCCCGGCGGACCTCCCCGCGACGCTGCTGCGACACTTCGTCGAGCCGGTGCGGTGGTGGGACACCATGTGCCGGCTGGCCCGGGCCGGTGTGACGGAGCCGGTCGAGGTCGGGCCGGGTGACGTCCTCACCAAGATGTGGCGCCGGGCCGCCACGAGACTCCCCGCTCCCGATGTCCCGCCGACGGCACCGCCCGTGCCGATCGTGGCGCCCCCGCGCGTTCCCACCGGTTCCGCACCTGCCGACACCTCTCCCGTCCCGACACCCTCGCGACCGGCGGTCGCGCCGAACCCGACGGGGACTCGGGTGGGGGGTTCGGCGGCACTGCGCGCGGAATACGACGTCCGGTACGCGTGCCTGGCCGGGTCGTTGCCGTACGGTGTCACCTCACCCGCCCTGCTGCGGCGGCTGTCCGACGCCGGGCTGCTCGGGTTCTTCGGCGCGGGCGGGCTGGACACCGCCGCGATCCGGGCCGCCCTGGTCGAGCTGCGTGACGTCCCCCGGTACGGGATGGCGTGGCCGGGCGGCCGGGACGAGCGTTCCCTCTGCGACCTGTATCTCGTCCACGACGTGCGCCAGGTGGAGGTCTCCGGGCCGCTCGGTGCGGTGTCGCCGCAGCTCGTCCGGTTCCGGTACGCCGACGGACTCCGGCGGGTCCTGGTCCGGATCACCGACCCGGCCACCGCGACCCGGTTCCTGCGCCCGCCCGATCCGGCGGTGGTGCGGGCCCTGGTCGACGAGGGGCTCCTCGACGCCAGTGCCGCCGCGTCGGCGGCGCGTCTTCCCGTCGCCACCGACCTGGCCGCCGAGGGGGACGCGCTCGCGCTCGTACCCGCCCTGGTCGCCCAGCGCGACCGCGAGGCCCCGACGGTGCGGATCGGTGTGGCGGGGGTGGGGACGCCGGCCGCCGTCGCGGCCGCCTTCGCGCTCGGTGCCGACTTCGTCGTCACGACGACCGTCAACCAGTGCACACCCGAGGCCGCCACCTCGGACGCGGCGAAGGATCTGCTCGGCACGCTCGACGTCACCGACACCCGGGACGCGCCCGACCCCGAACTGTTCGAGCTGGGCGCCCGGTCCCGGGTGGCGCACAAGGGCACGCTGTTCGCCGCGCGCGCCGAAGAGCTGTACCGGCTGTATCTGCGGCACGATCGGCTGGAGGATCTCAGCGCGCAGGAGCGGGTGGCACTGGAACGCACCCACTTCGGGCGCCCGCTGGAGGTGGTACGCGAGAGCCTCGGTGCGGTGGGTCGCGATGCGAAGCACGGTCTGGCCCTGGTGTTCGCCGCGTACTGCCGGGAGGCCACCGCGGCGGCGTTGCGCGGTACGCCCGGCCAGCGGCTGAACTACCGGGTGCCCGCGTCCGCCGACATCGGGGCGTTCAACCGGCTCGTCGGCTCGGAGCCGCTCGCTGACTGGCGTACCAGGCACGCGGACGCGGTTGCCGAACGACTGATGTCGCAGCCCCGCTGA
- a CDS encoding enoyl-CoA hydratase-related protein gives MAYRTIELRREPGLLRVTLARPERRNTIDDVVLGELHAALDEAEGDDTCRAVVLEGRDGVFSTGMNLESAADDGGGASDGGAAFFGLLERFTTVGRVVIAQVDGQVAGGGVGLVAASDFAHATARSTFALPEALWGLLPCCVLPFLVRRVGFQKAYAATLSTQAVPASEAHRIHLVDEVTEQPETVLRQLVFRLNRLDGVVVGDAKRYFRGLSAVDERVRDHAVAEFGRLMSSPVVRRRITDFVTLGRYPWER, from the coding sequence ATGGCATACCGGACGATCGAGCTGCGGCGGGAACCCGGCCTGCTCCGCGTCACCCTGGCCCGGCCCGAGCGGCGCAACACCATCGACGACGTGGTGCTCGGCGAGTTGCACGCGGCGCTCGACGAGGCCGAGGGCGACGACACGTGCCGGGCGGTGGTGCTGGAGGGCCGCGACGGGGTGTTCAGCACCGGGATGAACCTCGAGAGTGCCGCCGACGACGGCGGTGGTGCCTCCGACGGCGGCGCCGCGTTCTTCGGCCTGTTGGAACGCTTCACCACCGTCGGACGGGTGGTGATCGCCCAGGTCGACGGCCAGGTCGCCGGCGGCGGGGTCGGGCTCGTGGCCGCCAGCGACTTCGCGCACGCCACCGCACGCAGCACGTTCGCGCTGCCGGAGGCGCTGTGGGGTCTGCTGCCGTGCTGCGTGCTGCCGTTCCTGGTGCGTCGGGTCGGTTTCCAGAAGGCGTACGCGGCAACCCTGAGCACCCAGGCGGTCCCGGCGTCGGAGGCGCACCGCATCCATCTCGTCGACGAGGTCACCGAGCAGCCGGAGACGGTGCTGCGGCAGTTGGTGTTCCGCCTCAACCGGCTGGACGGGGTCGTCGTCGGCGACGCCAAGCGGTACTTCCGCGGGCTTTCCGCCGTTGACGAGCGCGTACGGGACCACGCCGTCGCCGAGTTCGGTCGGTTGATGTCCTCGCCGGTGGTACGTCGGCGGATCACCGACTTCGTCACCCTCGGCCGATACCCGTGGGAGCGGTGA
- a CDS encoding class I adenylate-forming enzyme family protein has translation MSVPTSAVVVPDLLRHRAGLMPEQEAINVRGKTTVTYERWDRRSNAVARGILERLGGSGRGARVALLFGGDDWIDYAAAYLGVLKAGATAVHVNNTLSTAELHRRFDQCEVVGVIHGSGLPPWPDAAGRWSVTVAELDGGDTGPIDTGVAPEDISDILYTSGTTGLAKPFTNPHGNLTYGRGSAALGQLVDPAPLLAPMPLGTTSSATTVAVLATTTPSPLIVCSPDDPEEIARLLAAYGCATLILTPWTAIRLAAIRPQDRYDLSTVKTIGNASAIMPPRIARDLLAAMPNATIANAYAQSEAVPAIMLGNVDPDRPMWVGRPGRGTEMRVVDEQGEPVPPGELGEVWLRCEAPKRLYLDETLNAQVHAGGWTRTRDLGRATADGELFLFDRMTDVITTGGRLVSSLEVEAAVYDYPAVREASVIGLPDAELGQIVTAVVAADESLDKAALTAFLAERLEPHQVPKRIHRLDVLPRGGTGKVLKYQLRQLLG, from the coding sequence ATGAGTGTGCCAACGTCCGCGGTCGTCGTACCCGACCTGCTCCGGCACCGCGCCGGTCTCATGCCGGAGCAGGAGGCGATCAACGTCCGGGGCAAGACGACGGTGACCTATGAGCGGTGGGACCGCCGGTCCAACGCCGTCGCCCGGGGGATCCTGGAGCGGCTCGGCGGCAGCGGCCGTGGGGCCAGGGTGGCGTTGCTCTTCGGCGGCGACGACTGGATCGACTACGCCGCCGCGTACCTCGGTGTGCTCAAGGCCGGTGCGACCGCGGTCCACGTCAACAACACCCTGTCCACGGCTGAGTTGCACCGGCGCTTCGACCAGTGCGAGGTGGTCGGGGTGATTCACGGCTCCGGGCTGCCGCCGTGGCCGGATGCCGCCGGGCGCTGGTCGGTGACGGTGGCGGAGCTGGACGGCGGCGACACCGGCCCCATCGACACCGGCGTGGCGCCCGAGGACATCTCCGACATCCTCTACACGTCCGGCACCACCGGACTGGCGAAGCCGTTCACCAACCCGCACGGCAACCTGACCTACGGCCGGGGGTCGGCCGCGCTCGGGCAGCTCGTGGACCCCGCGCCGTTGCTCGCGCCCATGCCGCTGGGCACCACGTCGAGCGCGACGACCGTCGCCGTGCTCGCCACCACGACGCCCTCGCCACTGATCGTGTGCTCGCCGGACGATCCGGAGGAAATCGCGCGGTTGCTCGCCGCGTACGGCTGCGCGACGCTCATCCTGACGCCCTGGACCGCGATCCGGCTGGCCGCCATCCGCCCGCAGGACCGGTACGACCTCAGCACGGTCAAGACCATCGGCAACGCCTCGGCGATCATGCCGCCCCGCATCGCCCGCGACCTGCTGGCTGCTATGCCCAACGCGACGATCGCCAACGCGTACGCGCAGTCCGAGGCGGTGCCGGCGATCATGCTGGGCAACGTGGACCCGGACCGCCCGATGTGGGTGGGGCGTCCCGGTCGCGGCACCGAGATGCGGGTGGTGGACGAGCAGGGGGAGCCAGTGCCGCCCGGCGAGCTCGGTGAGGTGTGGCTGCGCTGCGAGGCGCCGAAACGGCTGTACCTCGACGAGACGCTCAACGCCCAGGTACACGCCGGCGGTTGGACCCGTACCCGTGACCTCGGACGTGCCACGGCCGACGGTGAGCTGTTCCTGTTCGACCGGATGACCGATGTCATCACCACCGGGGGCAGGCTCGTGTCGTCACTGGAGGTCGAGGCGGCGGTCTACGACTACCCCGCGGTACGCGAGGCGAGTGTCATCGGGCTACCCGACGCCGAACTCGGGCAGATCGTCACCGCGGTCGTCGCCGCGGACGAGTCGCTGGACAAGGCGGCACTCACGGCGTTCCTGGCCGAGCGGCTCGAGCCGCACCAGGTGCCGAAACGGATCCACCGGCTGGACGTGCTGCCCCGGGGCGGCACCGGCAAGGTGCTCA
- a CDS encoding hydroxymethylglutaryl-CoA synthase family protein, with the protein MVTTSIGIEDLHVYAGSASVDVRALFEARGLDPSRLANLMMDRRSVSLPCEDQVTHAVNAARPLVDALTPAQRAAIELVVVATESGLDFGKPISTYVHDHLGLSPRCRSFEVKHACYGGTAALQSAAAIIAASPIPDARALVVATDIAGIAAAGSYYEPSEGAGAVAMLVSRSPDVLRLDLGASGYHTKEVMDTLRPRPDVDVVNSDLSLLAYLSCLEECFAAYRDRVAGADIVTTFDHLLFHIPFAGMVKGAHRTLLRKTKGMSPASIGADFEARVAPSLAYTSQIGNLYSGSLYLALCSLIDHADFSVARRIGLFSYGSGCGSEFFSGVVTERAAARLGARPLAKAVAARRELTVAEYDELNRHTADRAFGVRDAVLDTGPYQSVLDSHLAGRELLLLDRIEDFHRVYRWS; encoded by the coding sequence ATGGTCACCACATCCATCGGCATCGAGGATCTTCATGTCTACGCAGGCAGCGCGTCCGTCGACGTACGGGCGCTGTTCGAGGCACGCGGCCTGGACCCGTCACGGCTGGCGAACCTGATGATGGACCGCCGGTCGGTGAGCCTGCCCTGCGAGGACCAGGTCACCCACGCGGTCAACGCGGCCCGGCCACTGGTCGACGCGCTGACCCCGGCGCAGCGGGCGGCGATCGAGCTGGTCGTGGTCGCGACCGAGTCGGGGTTGGACTTCGGCAAGCCCATCAGCACGTACGTCCACGACCACCTCGGTCTGTCGCCGCGCTGCCGGTCGTTCGAGGTCAAGCACGCCTGCTACGGCGGCACCGCGGCGCTGCAGAGCGCGGCTGCGATCATCGCCGCGAGTCCCATCCCGGACGCGCGTGCGCTGGTGGTCGCCACCGACATCGCCGGCATCGCCGCCGCCGGCAGCTACTACGAGCCGTCCGAGGGAGCGGGTGCGGTCGCGATGCTGGTGAGCCGCTCCCCCGACGTCCTGCGCCTCGACCTCGGTGCCAGCGGGTACCACACCAAGGAGGTCATGGACACGCTGCGCCCCCGGCCCGACGTCGACGTGGTCAACTCGGACCTGTCCCTCCTGGCCTACCTCAGCTGCCTCGAGGAGTGCTTCGCCGCCTACCGGGACCGCGTCGCCGGAGCCGACATCGTCACCACCTTCGACCATCTCCTGTTCCACATCCCCTTCGCCGGCATGGTCAAGGGGGCCCACCGGACGCTGCTGCGCAAGACCAAGGGCATGTCCCCGGCCAGCATCGGCGCGGACTTCGAGGCACGGGTGGCACCGTCGCTCGCGTACACCAGCCAGATCGGCAACCTGTACTCCGGCTCGCTGTACCTCGCGCTGTGCTCGCTGATCGACCACGCCGACTTCTCCGTGGCACGGCGCATCGGGCTGTTCTCCTACGGCTCCGGCTGCGGGTCCGAGTTCTTCAGCGGAGTGGTCACGGAGCGGGCCGCCGCCCGGCTCGGGGCCCGGCCACTCGCCAAGGCGGTGGCCGCCCGGCGTGAGCTGACGGTCGCGGAGTACGACGAGCTCAACCGGCACACGGCCGACCGGGCGTTCGGCGTCCGCGACGCGGTCCTGGACACCGGTCCGTACCAGTCCGTCCTGGACAGTCATCTGGCCGGCCGGGAACTGCTGCTGCTCGACAGGATCGAGGACTTCCACCGCGTGTACCGGTGGAGCTGA
- a CDS encoding DUF6039 family protein, producing the protein MTTTLVPHRALNQSSLPLERVLHSLNSGFILHRVGQLAYEFAAEGRRFSVDLLQYINTSQEGVATSFAFEETFGARDRMHWFIHLKSPQDYRILLNMVDRDLEFRRISDEDRLPHKGGGNWDRMFIHRSLHEDVLVPQHGMAEEGDDHEEPATFVPPATSQLNQPPELQLNSATAGAIVMRTSDVKYEYREEGRMYAAHWQHFVNERLAGKVTATLYEQTWGQQDHLFQLIHLRSPEDHQALAELERSKEMATEVFGRRRLHESKGGGAWDRLFIEASIRDTLLLPQVPSSNE; encoded by the coding sequence ATGACCACGACGCTCGTGCCGCACCGCGCCCTGAACCAGTCGTCGCTACCGCTGGAGCGGGTGCTGCACAGTCTCAACTCAGGCTTCATCCTGCACCGGGTCGGGCAACTGGCGTACGAGTTCGCCGCGGAGGGGCGCCGGTTCAGCGTCGACCTCCTTCAGTACATCAACACCTCGCAGGAGGGCGTGGCCACCTCGTTCGCCTTCGAGGAGACGTTCGGTGCCCGTGACCGGATGCACTGGTTCATCCATCTCAAGTCGCCGCAGGACTACCGCATCCTGCTCAACATGGTCGACCGCGACCTGGAGTTCCGCCGGATCTCCGACGAGGACCGGCTGCCGCACAAGGGCGGCGGCAACTGGGACCGGATGTTCATCCACCGCAGCCTGCACGAGGACGTGCTGGTCCCGCAGCACGGAATGGCCGAGGAGGGCGACGACCACGAGGAGCCGGCGACGTTCGTACCGCCGGCGACGTCGCAGCTGAACCAGCCACCGGAACTGCAGCTCAACTCGGCGACCGCGGGGGCGATCGTGATGCGGACCTCGGACGTCAAGTACGAGTACCGCGAGGAGGGCCGGATGTACGCGGCCCACTGGCAGCACTTCGTCAACGAGCGGCTCGCCGGCAAGGTGACCGCGACACTGTACGAGCAGACGTGGGGTCAGCAGGACCACCTGTTCCAACTGATCCACCTGCGCTCCCCCGAGGACCACCAGGCGCTCGCCGAACTGGAACGCAGCAAGGAGATGGCCACGGAGGTGTTCGGGCGCCGCCGGCTGCACGAGTCGAAGGGCGGCGGGGCCTGGGACCGGCTGTTCATCGAGGCGAGCATCCGCGACACGCTGCTGCTACCGCAGGTGCCGAGCAGCAATGAATGA
- a CDS encoding DUF1697 domain-containing protein — translation MQRYVAFLRAVNIGGESSMVMADLKQVFVSCGFDGVATYIQSGNVVFGSPADDEAAILAEIHRGIKDRWGKDVPVLLRSLPELDAMIAANPYLGENSDYTKLLVTLLTHDPGADKQDALASPAGETGTVALVGRDVFVHVPDGYGRSKLSNAFVERRTGVVGTTRNWRSVLKLRDMAAG, via the coding sequence ATGCAGAGGTATGTCGCATTTCTTCGGGCAGTGAATATCGGCGGCGAGAGCTCGATGGTGATGGCGGACCTGAAGCAGGTCTTCGTCTCCTGCGGGTTCGACGGCGTGGCGACGTACATCCAGAGCGGCAACGTCGTTTTCGGCTCCCCGGCGGACGACGAGGCGGCCATCCTTGCCGAGATCCATCGAGGCATCAAGGACCGGTGGGGCAAGGACGTGCCGGTTCTGCTGCGCAGCCTGCCCGAGCTCGACGCCATGATCGCCGCCAACCCGTACCTCGGCGAAAACTCGGACTACACGAAGCTGCTGGTCACATTGCTGACGCACGATCCCGGCGCGGACAAGCAGGACGCGCTCGCGTCGCCGGCCGGCGAGACGGGCACGGTGGCGCTGGTCGGCCGGGACGTGTTCGTGCACGTCCCGGACGGGTACGGGCGGAGCAAGCTGAGCAACGCCTTCGTGGAGCGCAGAACCGGCGTCGTCGGGACGACCCGCAACTGGCGCTCGGTGCTGAAGCTGCGCGACATGGCGGCGGGCTGA